The following proteins come from a genomic window of Venturia canescens isolate UGA chromosome 4, ASM1945775v1, whole genome shotgun sequence:
- the LOC122408983 gene encoding serine/arginine repetitive matrix protein 1-like isoform X4, producing the protein MMYTGTTASQDTRFSDKEKKLLKQMKFGDSLTQKVDMTKVKLDVIKPWITTKITQILGMEDDVVVEFVYNQLEEKFPDPRKMQINLTGFLNGRNARSFMGELWDLLVSAQESVTGIPEAFLQQKKDQIKKRLEEQEKLQASLAEKEKEKEREKEKDDTDKTKKEDKERGSSKERRRERSRDRDRDSSRSKRSRSRDHHRERDRSVRKRRSGSRSPSKASSKDNGKDLQDVKIEREDSPRAENAIPVMPIKTKPEAVVAISRLQAKLMSIADGKKKNNRSPTPEPEKVAKKSRSKSPVGSRPKKSRSKSPIAKTRRSSRSPVSKIRRSRSKSRSRRSKSKSRRSKSRSVERSKSRRSKSKSRSRSKSRSRSKKSRSKSPDRGKSRKSRSDSSHSRSSKSRSKSPDKRKDNGDRSKRDASSSSTSDSEDEKGGKDKNDFEIRKKKDGVQAKRSYRKTNKDDSGSDSDSSRERKSPTKRRSPSPRKDRDRSKDRDRSRDRSRDRNRRRSSLDRDRDRRRDRERERIDRYSGSRGMRPPSVRRAPNRRSPPRRSPLRYRRRSQSPGDRRRRRSADRRRRSSERHDRRRSPDRRNSRRRSPDGRDRSNRKSVERKRSQEKRDLEMEETKRREKDRSNKEEPVIKRSEKEIKKVVEVTSVKKTDISVSPKKLQPSSMPISRHRFSKSLSRTPSPFKKTEDILAVAKAKMLTLKESKEVSPKTTLMASIDSFQLKKDDRLVRTKEAVKSLPEEKKVVQKAIEPSSVKRPIEVKKSRRDKRDESTDSEDSEPESRKKSRKSEKLRKSRKPSSDNEKSDRSKAASSSDSDDDRKHAEKVKRSRDTSRATSDSVEDRSKDRKDQKKREINESELRKRSRKDGEEEAKKVKRSRKDSTSGEEEQKTKKTNKNEDDKPRSRKQKKDSSSDEEPKKSRKRRDSSSDEEKTKVRKSRKGSTSDDEGRPKAKKPKKDSSSDEDEVVEKEAKKKRKPEESSDEEKIKKKRKKKTKTSTSESEESEIEEKKKKKDKKHKKHKKHKKHRKHKKKKVADSEESDVSEGNTEELEKKLREKALKSMKKGHSIERSD; encoded by the exons ATGATGTATACG GGCACAACCGCGTCTCAGGACACCAGATTTAgtgacaaagaaaaaaaattactcaaaCAAATGAAGTTTGGCGATTCCTTGACGCAAAAG GTGGACATGACAAAGGTGAAACTGGACGTCATCAAGCCATGGATAACGACGAAAATAACGCAGATTCTTGGAATGGAGGACGATGTGGTGGTAGAGTTTGTTTATAATCAACTGGAGGAAAAG TTCCCGGATCCACGAAAAATGCAAATAAACCTTACCGGGTTTTTGAATGGTCGAAATGCTCGATCCTTCATGGGCGAGCTCTGGGACTTATTAGTGTCAGCCCAGGAGAGTGTCACTGGCATACCCGAGGCTTTCTTGCAGCAAAAAAAagatcaaataaaaaagcgaTTG GAAGAGCAAGAAAAACTTCAGGCCTCGTTAGCtgagaaagaaaaggaaaaggagcgagagaaagagaaggacgATACAGATAAGACCAAAAAGGAGGATAAAGAACGTGGCTCGTCGAAAGAGAGACGAAGAGAGCGAAGCCGGGATCGGGATCGAGACAG TTCCAGAAGTAAGCGAAGTCGATCTCGCGATCATCACCGGGAACGAGATCGTTCCGTTCGAAAACGTCGATCAGGCTCAAGGTCACCGAGCAAAGCATCCTCCAAGGACAACGGGAAAGATTTGCAAGATGTTAAAATCGAGCGGGAAGATTCCCCACGGGCGGAAAACGCAATTCCTGTAATGCCGATAAAAACCAAACc TGAGGCTGTTGTGGCAATCTCAAGACTGCAGGCCAAACTGATGAGCATTGCAGAtggtaagaagaaaaataatcgctCGCCGACACCGGAGCCAGAAAAAGTAGCTAAAAAATCTCGTTCGAAATCGCCGGTGGGAAGCAGACCGAAGAAATCGCGTTCGAAGTCACCAATTGCAAAAACTCGACGTTCATCACGTTCGCCAGTATCAAAAATTCGAAGATCTCGTTCAAAGTCAAGATCACGAAGATCAAAATCGAAATCACGAAGATCAAAATCTCGCTCGGTAGAACGTTCCAAAAGTCGAAGATCGAAATCTAAGTCTCGATCACGTTCTAAGTCTCGTTCCCGCTCGAAGAAATCAAGGTCAAAGAGCCCTGATCGCGGAAAATCACGCAAGTCAAGGTCTGACTCAAGCCATTCGCGGTCGTCAAAGTCACGCTCCAAATCACCCGACAAGAGAAAAGATAACGGTGATCGTAGTAAACGAGACGCGAGCTCGAGCAGTACGTCCGACAGCGAAGATGAAAAAGGCGGCAAGGATAAAAATGACtttgaaataagaaaaaaaaaagatggcgtTCAAGCTAAAAGATCGTACAGGAAAACTAACAAAGACGACAGTGGCAGTGACAGCGATTCTagcagagagagaaaatccCCGACTAAGAGACGTAGTCCATCGCCTCGAAAGGATCGTGATCGATCAAAAGACCGAGACAGGTCAAGAGATCGCTCGCGAGATAGGAATCGAAG GAGATCATCGTTGGATCGTGATCGCGACCGAAGGAGAGATCGTGAACGCGAAAGGATTGATCGTTACAGCGGTAGTCGTGGCATGAGACCACCTTCAGTTCGCAGAGCACCTAATAGGCGGAG CCCACCTCGGAGAAGTCCACTGAGATACCGCCGTAGATCGCAGAGTCCAGGAGATAGACGAAGAAGGCGTTCGGCTGATCGAAGGCGTAGATCTTCGGAGCGACACGATCGTCGAAGATCGCCCGATCGTCGAAATAGCAGACGTCGTTCGCCCGATGGACGCGATCGATCGAACAG GAAATCCGTAGAACGAAAAAGATCGCAGGAGAAACGTGACCTCGAAATGGAGGAAACGAAACGTCGGGAGAAAGATCGTTCCAACAAGGAAGAACCCGTTATCAAACGAtctgaaaaagaaattaaaaaagtcGTCGAAGTCACCAGTGTCAAAAAAACTGACATCAGCGTTTCCCCAAAAAAACTTCAACCTTCGTCGATGCCTATTAGTAGACACAGG tTCTCCAAGAGTTTGTCCCGCACACCATCACCTTTCAAAAAGACCGAGGATATCCTCGCTGTTGCCAAAGCGAAAATGCTGACTCTTAA AGAAAGCAAAGAAGTTTCGCCAAAAACTACATTGATGGCTTCAATCGATTCTTTCCAACTGAAAAAGGATGACAGACTCGTAAGGACAAAAGAAGCAGTTAAATCGTTgccagaagagaaaaaagttgtccaAAAAGCAATTGAACCGTCAAGCGTCAAGAGACCaatcgaagtgaaaaaatcacgaagaGATAAACGGGACGAATCAACGGATTCTGAGGACAGCGAACCCGAAT ccagaaaaaaatcacgtaaAAGTGAGAAACTACGAAAATCCCGCAAACCTTCGtcggacaatgagaaatctgaCAGAAGCAAGGCAGCTAGCAGTTCTGATTCGGATGACGATCGAAAACACGCGGAAAAGGTTAAACGTTCCCGTGACACGAGTCGAGCTA CCTCAGATTCGGTTGAAGATCGTAGTAAAGACCGAAAGGATCAAAAGAAGCGAGAGATTAACGAGAGCGAGCTCCGCAAACGATCCCGAAAAGATGGAGAAGAGGAAGCGAAGAAAGTAAAACGTTCGAGAAAGGACTCGACATCGGGCGAGgaagaacaaaaaacaaaaaaaactaataagAACGAAGATGACAAGCCAAGGTcaagaaaacaaaagaagGACTCGAGTTCCGACGAAGAACCCAAAAAATCGCGTAAACGTCGCGATAGCTCCTCCGACGAGGAGAAAACTAAAGTTCGTAAATCGCGAAAAGGTTCAACGAGTGATGACGAAGGGCGTCCAAAGGCTAAAAAACCCAAGAAAGATTCTAGCTCGGATGAGGACGAGGTGGTTGAAAAAGAAGCGAAGAAGAAAAGGAAACCGGAAGAAAGTagcgatgaagaaaaaataaaaaagaagcgcaagaaaaaaactaaaacCAGTACGAGCGAATCAGAG GAAAGCGAAatcgaagagaagaaaaagaagaaggacAAGAAGCACAAGAAGCATAAGAAACACAAGAAGCATAGGAAGCACAAAAAGAAGAAGGTCGCAGACTCCGAAGAATCGGACGTTAGCGAGGGCAACACCGAAGAATTGGAGAAGAAACTTCGAGAGAAAGCATTAAAATCTATGAAAAAGGGACACAGCATTGAACGAAGTGACTGA
- the LOC122408983 gene encoding serine/arginine repetitive matrix protein 1-like isoform X3, translated as MQINLTGFLNGRNARSFMGELWDLLVSAQESVTGIPEAFLQQKKDQIKKRLEEQEKLQASLAEKEKEKEREKEKDDTDKTKKEDKERGSSKERRRERSRDRDRDSSRSKRSRSRDHHRERDRSVRKRRSGSRSPSKASSKDNGKDLQDVKIEREDSPRAENAIPVMPIKTKPEAVVAISRLQAKLMSIADGKKKNNRSPTPEPEKVAKKSRSKSPVGSRPKKSRSKSPIAKTRRSSRSPVSKIRRSRSKSRSRRSKSKSRRSKSRSVERSKSRRSKSKSRSRSKSRSRSKKSRSKSPDRGKSRKSRSDSSHSRSSKSRSKSPDKRKDNGDRSKRDASSSSTSDSEDEKGGKDKNDFEIRKKKDGVQAKRSYRKTNKDDSGSDSDSSRERKSPTKRRSPSPRKDRDRSKDRDRSRDRSRDRNRRRSSLDRDRDRRRDRERERIDRYSGSRGMRPPSVRRAPNRRSPPRRSPLRYRRRSQSPGDRRRRRSADRRRRSSERHDRRRSPDRRNSRRRSPDGRDRSNRYDRSSSRDRSSRREHSRERRVEKERRSRSRDGPSVERHNKDVNKSPERAKDISRDKSLRDKAKPSDEKIKRPDVPISRKELRNGRSKSSSTESSESSSSSDGEPSPRKSVERKRSQEKRDLEMEETKRREKDRSNKEEPVIKRSEKEIKKVVEVTSVKKTDISVSPKKLQPSSMPISRHRFSKSLSRTPSPFKKTEDILAVAKAKMLTLKESKEVSPKTTLMASIDSFQLKKDDRLVRTKEAVKSLPEEKKVVQKAIEPSSVKRPIEVKKSRRDKRDESTDSEDSEPESRKKSRKSEKLRKSRKPSSDNEKSDRSKAASSSDSDDDRKHAEKVKRSRDTSRATSDSVEDRSKDRKDQKKREINESELRKRSRKDGEEEAKKVKRSRKDSTSGEEEQKTKKTNKNEDDKPRSRKQKKDSSSDEEPKKSRKRRDSSSDEEKTKVRKSRKGSTSDDEGRPKAKKPKKDSSSDEDEVVEKEAKKKRKPEESSDEEKIKKKRKKKTKTSTSESEESEIEEKKKKKDKKHKKHKKHKKHRKHKKKKVADSEESDVSEGNTEELEKKLREKALKSMKKGHSIERSD; from the exons ATGCAAATAAACCTTACCGGGTTTTTGAATGGTCGAAATGCTCGATCCTTCATGGGCGAGCTCTGGGACTTATTAGTGTCAGCCCAGGAGAGTGTCACTGGCATACCCGAGGCTTTCTTGCAGCAAAAAAAagatcaaataaaaaagcgaTTG GAAGAGCAAGAAAAACTTCAGGCCTCGTTAGCtgagaaagaaaaggaaaaggagcgagagaaagagaaggacgATACAGATAAGACCAAAAAGGAGGATAAAGAACGTGGCTCGTCGAAAGAGAGACGAAGAGAGCGAAGCCGGGATCGGGATCGAGACAG TTCCAGAAGTAAGCGAAGTCGATCTCGCGATCATCACCGGGAACGAGATCGTTCCGTTCGAAAACGTCGATCAGGCTCAAGGTCACCGAGCAAAGCATCCTCCAAGGACAACGGGAAAGATTTGCAAGATGTTAAAATCGAGCGGGAAGATTCCCCACGGGCGGAAAACGCAATTCCTGTAATGCCGATAAAAACCAAACc TGAGGCTGTTGTGGCAATCTCAAGACTGCAGGCCAAACTGATGAGCATTGCAGAtggtaagaagaaaaataatcgctCGCCGACACCGGAGCCAGAAAAAGTAGCTAAAAAATCTCGTTCGAAATCGCCGGTGGGAAGCAGACCGAAGAAATCGCGTTCGAAGTCACCAATTGCAAAAACTCGACGTTCATCACGTTCGCCAGTATCAAAAATTCGAAGATCTCGTTCAAAGTCAAGATCACGAAGATCAAAATCGAAATCACGAAGATCAAAATCTCGCTCGGTAGAACGTTCCAAAAGTCGAAGATCGAAATCTAAGTCTCGATCACGTTCTAAGTCTCGTTCCCGCTCGAAGAAATCAAGGTCAAAGAGCCCTGATCGCGGAAAATCACGCAAGTCAAGGTCTGACTCAAGCCATTCGCGGTCGTCAAAGTCACGCTCCAAATCACCCGACAAGAGAAAAGATAACGGTGATCGTAGTAAACGAGACGCGAGCTCGAGCAGTACGTCCGACAGCGAAGATGAAAAAGGCGGCAAGGATAAAAATGACtttgaaataagaaaaaaaaaagatggcgtTCAAGCTAAAAGATCGTACAGGAAAACTAACAAAGACGACAGTGGCAGTGACAGCGATTCTagcagagagagaaaatccCCGACTAAGAGACGTAGTCCATCGCCTCGAAAGGATCGTGATCGATCAAAAGACCGAGACAGGTCAAGAGATCGCTCGCGAGATAGGAATCGAAG GAGATCATCGTTGGATCGTGATCGCGACCGAAGGAGAGATCGTGAACGCGAAAGGATTGATCGTTACAGCGGTAGTCGTGGCATGAGACCACCTTCAGTTCGCAGAGCACCTAATAGGCGGAG CCCACCTCGGAGAAGTCCACTGAGATACCGCCGTAGATCGCAGAGTCCAGGAGATAGACGAAGAAGGCGTTCGGCTGATCGAAGGCGTAGATCTTCGGAGCGACACGATCGTCGAAGATCGCCCGATCGTCGAAATAGCAGACGTCGTTCGCCCGATGGACGCGATCGATCGAACAGGTACGATAGATCCTCGTCTCGCGATCGATCTAGCAGGCGTGAGCATTCCAGAGAACGTCGAGTCGAGAAGGAGCGTCGATCGAGATCAAGAGATGGCCCATCAGTGGAGAGACACAACAAGGACGTTAACAAATCTCCTGAACGTGCAAAGGATATTTCAAGGGATAAGTCACTGCGAGACAAGGCAAAACCgagtgacgaaaaaataaaaagaccgGACGTGCCGATTTCGCGAAAAGAATTGCGAAACGGCAGGTCCAAGTCGAGTAGCACGGAAAGTAGCGAGAGTAGTTCCTCTAGCGATGGGGAGCCATCACCCAG GAAATCCGTAGAACGAAAAAGATCGCAGGAGAAACGTGACCTCGAAATGGAGGAAACGAAACGTCGGGAGAAAGATCGTTCCAACAAGGAAGAACCCGTTATCAAACGAtctgaaaaagaaattaaaaaagtcGTCGAAGTCACCAGTGTCAAAAAAACTGACATCAGCGTTTCCCCAAAAAAACTTCAACCTTCGTCGATGCCTATTAGTAGACACAGG tTCTCCAAGAGTTTGTCCCGCACACCATCACCTTTCAAAAAGACCGAGGATATCCTCGCTGTTGCCAAAGCGAAAATGCTGACTCTTAA AGAAAGCAAAGAAGTTTCGCCAAAAACTACATTGATGGCTTCAATCGATTCTTTCCAACTGAAAAAGGATGACAGACTCGTAAGGACAAAAGAAGCAGTTAAATCGTTgccagaagagaaaaaagttgtccaAAAAGCAATTGAACCGTCAAGCGTCAAGAGACCaatcgaagtgaaaaaatcacgaagaGATAAACGGGACGAATCAACGGATTCTGAGGACAGCGAACCCGAAT ccagaaaaaaatcacgtaaAAGTGAGAAACTACGAAAATCCCGCAAACCTTCGtcggacaatgagaaatctgaCAGAAGCAAGGCAGCTAGCAGTTCTGATTCGGATGACGATCGAAAACACGCGGAAAAGGTTAAACGTTCCCGTGACACGAGTCGAGCTA CCTCAGATTCGGTTGAAGATCGTAGTAAAGACCGAAAGGATCAAAAGAAGCGAGAGATTAACGAGAGCGAGCTCCGCAAACGATCCCGAAAAGATGGAGAAGAGGAAGCGAAGAAAGTAAAACGTTCGAGAAAGGACTCGACATCGGGCGAGgaagaacaaaaaacaaaaaaaactaataagAACGAAGATGACAAGCCAAGGTcaagaaaacaaaagaagGACTCGAGTTCCGACGAAGAACCCAAAAAATCGCGTAAACGTCGCGATAGCTCCTCCGACGAGGAGAAAACTAAAGTTCGTAAATCGCGAAAAGGTTCAACGAGTGATGACGAAGGGCGTCCAAAGGCTAAAAAACCCAAGAAAGATTCTAGCTCGGATGAGGACGAGGTGGTTGAAAAAGAAGCGAAGAAGAAAAGGAAACCGGAAGAAAGTagcgatgaagaaaaaataaaaaagaagcgcaagaaaaaaactaaaacCAGTACGAGCGAATCAGAG GAAAGCGAAatcgaagagaagaaaaagaagaaggacAAGAAGCACAAGAAGCATAAGAAACACAAGAAGCATAGGAAGCACAAAAAGAAGAAGGTCGCAGACTCCGAAGAATCGGACGTTAGCGAGGGCAACACCGAAGAATTGGAGAAGAAACTTCGAGAGAAAGCATTAAAATCTATGAAAAAGGGACACAGCATTGAACGAAGTGACTGA
- the LOC122408983 gene encoding serine/arginine repetitive matrix protein 1-like isoform X2, with protein sequence MNLYPPPLQFPDPRKMQINLTGFLNGRNARSFMGELWDLLVSAQESVTGIPEAFLQQKKDQIKKRLEEQEKLQASLAEKEKEKEREKEKDDTDKTKKEDKERGSSKERRRERSRDRDRDSSRSKRSRSRDHHRERDRSVRKRRSGSRSPSKASSKDNGKDLQDVKIEREDSPRAENAIPVMPIKTKPEAVVAISRLQAKLMSIADGKKKNNRSPTPEPEKVAKKSRSKSPVGSRPKKSRSKSPIAKTRRSSRSPVSKIRRSRSKSRSRRSKSKSRRSKSRSVERSKSRRSKSKSRSRSKSRSRSKKSRSKSPDRGKSRKSRSDSSHSRSSKSRSKSPDKRKDNGDRSKRDASSSSTSDSEDEKGGKDKNDFEIRKKKDGVQAKRSYRKTNKDDSGSDSDSSRERKSPTKRRSPSPRKDRDRSKDRDRSRDRSRDRNRRRSSLDRDRDRRRDRERERIDRYSGSRGMRPPSVRRAPNRRSPPRRSPLRYRRRSQSPGDRRRRRSADRRRRSSERHDRRRSPDRRNSRRRSPDGRDRSNRYDRSSSRDRSSRREHSRERRVEKERRSRSRDGPSVERHNKDVNKSPERAKDISRDKSLRDKAKPSDEKIKRPDVPISRKELRNGRSKSSSTESSESSSSSDGEPSPRKSVERKRSQEKRDLEMEETKRREKDRSNKEEPVIKRSEKEIKKVVEVTSVKKTDISVSPKKLQPSSMPISRHRFSKSLSRTPSPFKKTEDILAVAKAKMLTLKESKEVSPKTTLMASIDSFQLKKDDRLVRTKEAVKSLPEEKKVVQKAIEPSSVKRPIEVKKSRRDKRDESTDSEDSEPESRKKSRKSEKLRKSRKPSSDNEKSDRSKAASSSDSDDDRKHAEKVKRSRDTSRATSDSVEDRSKDRKDQKKREINESELRKRSRKDGEEEAKKVKRSRKDSTSGEEEQKTKKTNKNEDDKPRSRKQKKDSSSDEEPKKSRKRRDSSSDEEKTKVRKSRKGSTSDDEGRPKAKKPKKDSSSDEDEVVEKEAKKKRKPEESSDEEKIKKKRKKKTKTSTSESEESEIEEKKKKKDKKHKKHKKHKKHRKHKKKKVADSEESDVSEGNTEELEKKLREKALKSMKKGHSIERSD encoded by the exons ATGAATCTTTACCCCCCTCCTTTACAGTTCCCGGATCCACGAAAAATGCAAATAAACCTTACCGGGTTTTTGAATGGTCGAAATGCTCGATCCTTCATGGGCGAGCTCTGGGACTTATTAGTGTCAGCCCAGGAGAGTGTCACTGGCATACCCGAGGCTTTCTTGCAGCAAAAAAAagatcaaataaaaaagcgaTTG GAAGAGCAAGAAAAACTTCAGGCCTCGTTAGCtgagaaagaaaaggaaaaggagcgagagaaagagaaggacgATACAGATAAGACCAAAAAGGAGGATAAAGAACGTGGCTCGTCGAAAGAGAGACGAAGAGAGCGAAGCCGGGATCGGGATCGAGACAG TTCCAGAAGTAAGCGAAGTCGATCTCGCGATCATCACCGGGAACGAGATCGTTCCGTTCGAAAACGTCGATCAGGCTCAAGGTCACCGAGCAAAGCATCCTCCAAGGACAACGGGAAAGATTTGCAAGATGTTAAAATCGAGCGGGAAGATTCCCCACGGGCGGAAAACGCAATTCCTGTAATGCCGATAAAAACCAAACc TGAGGCTGTTGTGGCAATCTCAAGACTGCAGGCCAAACTGATGAGCATTGCAGAtggtaagaagaaaaataatcgctCGCCGACACCGGAGCCAGAAAAAGTAGCTAAAAAATCTCGTTCGAAATCGCCGGTGGGAAGCAGACCGAAGAAATCGCGTTCGAAGTCACCAATTGCAAAAACTCGACGTTCATCACGTTCGCCAGTATCAAAAATTCGAAGATCTCGTTCAAAGTCAAGATCACGAAGATCAAAATCGAAATCACGAAGATCAAAATCTCGCTCGGTAGAACGTTCCAAAAGTCGAAGATCGAAATCTAAGTCTCGATCACGTTCTAAGTCTCGTTCCCGCTCGAAGAAATCAAGGTCAAAGAGCCCTGATCGCGGAAAATCACGCAAGTCAAGGTCTGACTCAAGCCATTCGCGGTCGTCAAAGTCACGCTCCAAATCACCCGACAAGAGAAAAGATAACGGTGATCGTAGTAAACGAGACGCGAGCTCGAGCAGTACGTCCGACAGCGAAGATGAAAAAGGCGGCAAGGATAAAAATGACtttgaaataagaaaaaaaaaagatggcgtTCAAGCTAAAAGATCGTACAGGAAAACTAACAAAGACGACAGTGGCAGTGACAGCGATTCTagcagagagagaaaatccCCGACTAAGAGACGTAGTCCATCGCCTCGAAAGGATCGTGATCGATCAAAAGACCGAGACAGGTCAAGAGATCGCTCGCGAGATAGGAATCGAAG GAGATCATCGTTGGATCGTGATCGCGACCGAAGGAGAGATCGTGAACGCGAAAGGATTGATCGTTACAGCGGTAGTCGTGGCATGAGACCACCTTCAGTTCGCAGAGCACCTAATAGGCGGAG CCCACCTCGGAGAAGTCCACTGAGATACCGCCGTAGATCGCAGAGTCCAGGAGATAGACGAAGAAGGCGTTCGGCTGATCGAAGGCGTAGATCTTCGGAGCGACACGATCGTCGAAGATCGCCCGATCGTCGAAATAGCAGACGTCGTTCGCCCGATGGACGCGATCGATCGAACAGGTACGATAGATCCTCGTCTCGCGATCGATCTAGCAGGCGTGAGCATTCCAGAGAACGTCGAGTCGAGAAGGAGCGTCGATCGAGATCAAGAGATGGCCCATCAGTGGAGAGACACAACAAGGACGTTAACAAATCTCCTGAACGTGCAAAGGATATTTCAAGGGATAAGTCACTGCGAGACAAGGCAAAACCgagtgacgaaaaaataaaaagaccgGACGTGCCGATTTCGCGAAAAGAATTGCGAAACGGCAGGTCCAAGTCGAGTAGCACGGAAAGTAGCGAGAGTAGTTCCTCTAGCGATGGGGAGCCATCACCCAG GAAATCCGTAGAACGAAAAAGATCGCAGGAGAAACGTGACCTCGAAATGGAGGAAACGAAACGTCGGGAGAAAGATCGTTCCAACAAGGAAGAACCCGTTATCAAACGAtctgaaaaagaaattaaaaaagtcGTCGAAGTCACCAGTGTCAAAAAAACTGACATCAGCGTTTCCCCAAAAAAACTTCAACCTTCGTCGATGCCTATTAGTAGACACAGG tTCTCCAAGAGTTTGTCCCGCACACCATCACCTTTCAAAAAGACCGAGGATATCCTCGCTGTTGCCAAAGCGAAAATGCTGACTCTTAA AGAAAGCAAAGAAGTTTCGCCAAAAACTACATTGATGGCTTCAATCGATTCTTTCCAACTGAAAAAGGATGACAGACTCGTAAGGACAAAAGAAGCAGTTAAATCGTTgccagaagagaaaaaagttgtccaAAAAGCAATTGAACCGTCAAGCGTCAAGAGACCaatcgaagtgaaaaaatcacgaagaGATAAACGGGACGAATCAACGGATTCTGAGGACAGCGAACCCGAAT ccagaaaaaaatcacgtaaAAGTGAGAAACTACGAAAATCCCGCAAACCTTCGtcggacaatgagaaatctgaCAGAAGCAAGGCAGCTAGCAGTTCTGATTCGGATGACGATCGAAAACACGCGGAAAAGGTTAAACGTTCCCGTGACACGAGTCGAGCTA CCTCAGATTCGGTTGAAGATCGTAGTAAAGACCGAAAGGATCAAAAGAAGCGAGAGATTAACGAGAGCGAGCTCCGCAAACGATCCCGAAAAGATGGAGAAGAGGAAGCGAAGAAAGTAAAACGTTCGAGAAAGGACTCGACATCGGGCGAGgaagaacaaaaaacaaaaaaaactaataagAACGAAGATGACAAGCCAAGGTcaagaaaacaaaagaagGACTCGAGTTCCGACGAAGAACCCAAAAAATCGCGTAAACGTCGCGATAGCTCCTCCGACGAGGAGAAAACTAAAGTTCGTAAATCGCGAAAAGGTTCAACGAGTGATGACGAAGGGCGTCCAAAGGCTAAAAAACCCAAGAAAGATTCTAGCTCGGATGAGGACGAGGTGGTTGAAAAAGAAGCGAAGAAGAAAAGGAAACCGGAAGAAAGTagcgatgaagaaaaaataaaaaagaagcgcaagaaaaaaactaaaacCAGTACGAGCGAATCAGAG GAAAGCGAAatcgaagagaagaaaaagaagaaggacAAGAAGCACAAGAAGCATAAGAAACACAAGAAGCATAGGAAGCACAAAAAGAAGAAGGTCGCAGACTCCGAAGAATCGGACGTTAGCGAGGGCAACACCGAAGAATTGGAGAAGAAACTTCGAGAGAAAGCATTAAAATCTATGAAAAAGGGACACAGCATTGAACGAAGTGACTGA